The Hyphomicrobiales bacterium genome has a window encoding:
- a CDS encoding ABC transporter substrate-binding protein, which produces MRQSLFVAAFAATCLSATAVSAQTLRIALASEPTAVDPHYHDLTPNNALAQHIFDSLVSQDEKQKLHPSLAASWENDGKNRWTFKLREGVKFSNGKPFTAEDVVFTFCRTLKNETKVSDSFADVTGNFASVETPDPQTLVITTTNPEPLLPNLLSALPILSAGIVEHGPISYDIAKNCGVTGPWPTVNGFNDGTLAIGTGPYKLKSYVRGSAIELERNPTYWGKAEPWETVRLLPVTNAGPRLAGLLAGDYDVIENPAARDLGRIKDDKRFGHVITPSTRVIYFQLDVARDQSPFVKSEDGKNPLKDARVRKAMSLAIDRDAIVKRLMDGAAEPAYQYLPTGMFGTQPNPEKLVYDPAQAKKLLAEAGYPKGFQLTLSTTNDRYINDSQITQAVAQYLTQIGIKTEVDAMTRAIYFPRRAKKEFSVAIGGWGSGTGEAASFLRQWPPTPNETKTLGGSNYGGYKNDQFDKVIREAVTTLDDNKRAALLQEAGKLVLADNAFIPLHFESGIWAFKSNLDVTGRADQFMLAMSVKPKAK; this is translated from the coding sequence ATGCGTCAATCCCTGTTCGTCGCGGCATTTGCCGCGACCTGCCTCTCCGCCACGGCGGTCTCGGCCCAAACCCTGCGTATCGCTCTGGCGTCCGAGCCGACGGCCGTCGATCCGCACTATCATGATCTCACTCCGAACAATGCCCTGGCGCAGCATATCTTTGATTCGCTCGTCAGCCAGGACGAGAAGCAGAAGCTGCATCCGAGCCTCGCCGCGTCCTGGGAGAACGACGGCAAGAATCGCTGGACCTTCAAGCTGCGCGAGGGTGTGAAGTTCTCGAACGGCAAGCCGTTCACCGCCGAGGACGTGGTCTTCACCTTCTGCCGCACCCTGAAGAACGAGACCAAGGTCTCGGATTCCTTCGCCGACGTCACCGGCAATTTCGCCTCGGTCGAGACACCCGATCCGCAGACGCTGGTGATCACCACCACCAATCCCGAGCCGCTGCTGCCGAACCTGCTGTCGGCGCTCCCCATCCTCTCGGCGGGAATCGTCGAGCACGGCCCGATCAGCTATGACATCGCCAAGAACTGCGGCGTCACCGGCCCCTGGCCGACGGTGAACGGCTTCAACGACGGCACGCTCGCCATCGGCACCGGCCCTTACAAGCTGAAGTCCTATGTGCGCGGGTCGGCGATCGAGCTCGAGCGCAACCCGACCTATTGGGGCAAGGCCGAGCCCTGGGAAACCGTGCGCCTGCTGCCGGTGACCAATGCCGGCCCGCGCCTCGCCGGCCTGCTCGCCGGCGACTATGACGTGATCGAGAACCCGGCGGCGCGCGATCTCGGCCGGATCAAGGACGACAAGCGCTTCGGCCATGTCATCACCCCCTCGACCCGCGTGATCTATTTCCAGCTCGACGTCGCCCGCGACCAGAGCCCCTTCGTCAAGTCCGAGGACGGCAAGAACCCGCTGAAGGATGCGCGGGTGCGCAAGGCGATGTCGCTCGCGATCGATCGCGACGCCATCGTCAAGCGCCTCATGGACGGCGCTGCCGAGCCTGCCTACCAGTACCTGCCGACCGGCATGTTCGGCACGCAGCCGAATCCGGAGAAGCTGGTCTACGACCCCGCGCAGGCGAAGAAGCTGCTCGCCGAGGCGGGCTATCCCAAGGGCTTCCAGCTCACCCTGTCGACGACGAACGACCGCTATATCAACGACAGCCAGATCACCCAGGCCGTCGCGCAATATCTGACCCAGATCGGCATCAAGACCGAGGTCGATGCGATGACGCGGGCGATCTACTTCCCGCGCCGCGCCAAGAAGGAGTTCTCGGTGGCGATCGGCGGCTGGGGCTCAGGCACCGGCGAGGCGGCCTCCTTCCTGCGCCAGTGGCCGCCGACCCCGAACGAGACCAAGACGCTCGGCGGCTCGAACTATGGCGGCTACAAGAACGACCAGTTCGACAAGGTAATCCGCGAGGCCGTGACCACGCTCGACGACAACAAGCGCGCGGCGCTGTTGCAGGAAGCCGGCAAGCTCGTCCTCGCCGACAACGCCTTCATCCCGCTGCACTTCGAGAGCGGCATCTGGGCCTTCAAGTCCAACCTCGACGTCACCGGCCGTGCCGACCAGTTCATGCTGGCGATGTCGGTGAAGCCGAAGGCGAAGTAA
- a CDS encoding MurR/RpiR family transcriptional regulator: MSQGLKPSTDLSNRIAQIYPSLSNGHRRAADFVLQHPLDVATMTIEGLAEGSGTSNATVTRFVRTLGYGSYGEFRGALSAALKFAHAPVDNFAGARSAAGSPFATFQAALADQAANLQAARDGLTEEAVTRAVALLLKAPRVVIAASGASHHIASFLEDGLSLYLDVDVAFASARTGPERAVRQMMSARPDDLVVAISVPRYSRSTLDLANFAKKRGAKLLALTDSPTSPLAPIADVTLFAPARSHLLPNSPGAVFALADALIAAVARERPDAVEALKELSESLLWTFHY; this comes from the coding sequence ATGTCCCAGGGCCTGAAGCCGTCGACGGATCTTTCGAACCGGATCGCACAGATCTACCCCTCCCTGAGCAACGGCCACCGCCGGGCGGCCGATTTCGTGCTGCAGCACCCGCTCGACGTCGCGACGATGACCATCGAGGGGCTGGCCGAGGGCAGCGGCACCTCCAACGCCACGGTGACGCGTTTCGTCCGCACGCTCGGCTATGGCAGCTATGGCGAGTTCCGCGGCGCGCTTTCGGCGGCGCTGAAGTTCGCCCATGCCCCGGTCGACAACTTCGCCGGCGCCCGCTCCGCCGCCGGCTCGCCCTTCGCGACCTTCCAGGCGGCCCTCGCCGACCAGGCCGCCAATCTCCAGGCCGCCCGCGACGGGCTGACCGAGGAAGCCGTGACGCGAGCCGTCGCATTGCTGCTCAAGGCACCGCGCGTCGTGATCGCCGCCTCGGGCGCAAGCCACCACATCGCATCGTTCCTGGAGGACGGGCTGTCGCTCTATCTCGATGTCGATGTGGCTTTCGCCTCCGCCCGCACCGGGCCGGAACGGGCCGTCCGCCAGATGATGTCGGCTCGCCCGGACGATCTCGTGGTCGCGATCTCGGTTCCGCGCTATTCGCGCTCGACGCTGGACCTCGCGAACTTCGCCAAGAAGCGCGGCGCGAAGCTGCTGGCGTTGACGGACAGCCCGACCTCGCCACTCGCACCGATTGCGGACGTCACGCTCTTCGCCCCGGCACGCAGCCACCTCCTGCCGAATTCGCCGGGTGCCGTCTTTGCCCTGGCGGACGCGCTGATCGCGGCCGTCGCACGCGAGCGCCCCGATGCCGTGGAGGCCCTGAAGGAGCTGAGCGAAAGCTTGCTTTGGACGTTCCACTACTAA
- a CDS encoding Acetamidase: protein MARHHFVPTRYSNVIGTLPPALEIASGDSVVTTTLDAAGFGGDGAQHAPRGNPMTGPFFITGAEPGDALLVTIERMTPNRKTGWTYSPLAPGVLDPGMLHELPKRERYEWAIDAEAGTVKLLEPSARIKDWSFPLAPMLGCFGVAPERGQAISTATSGAYGGNMDYRLFGPGATIAFPVFVEGALFFLGDGHACQGDGEIAGTGVETSFEVEFSVKLIKKLGLRWPRCETETDLLVIAAGRPLDQPLQFATTELLRWVGEDLGVDPTEASHLLGQAVRYDIANVFNPAYCVAARLEKTELIRPMSLLARA from the coding sequence ATGGCGCGCCATCACTTCGTTCCGACACGCTATTCGAACGTGATCGGCACCCTGCCGCCGGCTCTGGAGATCGCCAGCGGCGACAGCGTCGTGACCACCACGCTCGATGCCGCCGGCTTCGGCGGCGATGGCGCGCAGCATGCCCCGCGCGGCAACCCGATGACCGGGCCGTTCTTCATCACAGGCGCGGAGCCGGGCGACGCGCTGCTCGTCACCATCGAGCGGATGACGCCGAACCGGAAGACCGGCTGGACCTATTCGCCATTGGCGCCCGGCGTGCTCGATCCTGGCATGCTGCACGAGCTGCCGAAGCGCGAGCGCTACGAATGGGCGATCGACGCCGAGGCCGGCACGGTGAAGCTGCTCGAGCCCTCCGCCCGCATCAAGGACTGGAGCTTTCCGCTCGCGCCGATGCTCGGCTGTTTCGGTGTCGCGCCCGAGCGCGGACAGGCGATCTCGACCGCGACCAGCGGCGCCTATGGCGGCAATATGGACTACCGGCTGTTCGGGCCCGGCGCGACCATCGCCTTCCCGGTCTTCGTGGAGGGCGCGCTGTTCTTCCTCGGCGACGGCCATGCCTGCCAGGGCGATGGCGAGATCGCCGGCACCGGCGTCGAGACCTCGTTCGAGGTCGAATTCTCGGTGAAGCTCATCAAGAAGCTCGGCCTGCGCTGGCCGCGCTGCGAGACCGAAACCGACCTTCTGGTGATTGCCGCCGGTCGCCCGCTCGACCAGCCGCTGCAATTCGCCACGACGGAATTGCTGCGCTGGGTCGGCGAGGACCTGGGCGTCGATCCGACCGAGGCGAGCCATCTGCTCGGGCAAGCCGTGCGCTACGACATCGCCAATGTCTTCAACCCCGCCTATTGCGTCGCCGCCCGACTGGAGAAGACCGAGTTGATCCGACCGATGTCGCTCCTCGCCCGGGCTTGA
- a CDS encoding Acetylornithine deacetylase, giving the protein MSENIAALKAELLQAIDQRRDEIVALLRRFLRIKSVNPPGDTREAAAFVRELLDAAGVPHRTEAFVPEMPNIISRWEAGKPGRHLMLNGHMDIFPVTNEKLWEAEIVDGRIMGRGASDMKTGTLASILAFCQLYPHREKLNGALSLTVVSDEQSGGRYGTKFLFDAFGAEMEADCCLNGEPSGLANLRFTEKGTLRFSLSAKSIGGHGGYAHRARNPIADVSRLVTAIYDRYHLKLAELPPEIDAVLTSPETIAAADLNLGKGAGDVARRITVNVGILQGGQKATQIPTHCIAHLDMRIPIGSDRDAIRADLEKLAREAGCEMVVNEDHSYPASLTDPFSEMANILRGNIRELLGHDAPPVSSLGGTDTRYWRWRGVPALICGPSPISMGTDEEHVTIDEAIAVMKLHVACAVDYLGSTGAVQ; this is encoded by the coding sequence ATGTCCGAGAATATCGCCGCCCTGAAGGCCGAGCTGCTTCAGGCGATCGATCAGCGCCGCGACGAGATCGTCGCGTTGCTGCGCCGCTTCCTGCGCATCAAGAGCGTCAACCCGCCGGGCGATACGCGCGAGGCCGCGGCCTTCGTGCGCGAACTGCTCGACGCGGCCGGCGTGCCGCATCGCACCGAGGCCTTCGTGCCGGAGATGCCGAACATCATCAGCCGCTGGGAGGCCGGGAAGCCCGGTCGCCATCTCATGCTGAACGGCCATATGGACATCTTCCCGGTCACCAACGAGAAGCTCTGGGAAGCCGAGATCGTCGATGGCAGGATCATGGGCCGCGGCGCCTCCGACATGAAGACCGGGACGCTGGCCTCGATCCTGGCTTTCTGCCAGCTCTATCCTCACCGCGAAAAGCTCAACGGCGCGCTGTCGCTGACCGTGGTCTCGGACGAGCAGTCGGGCGGGCGCTACGGCACCAAGTTCCTGTTCGATGCGTTCGGTGCCGAGATGGAGGCCGATTGCTGCCTGAACGGCGAGCCGAGCGGCCTCGCCAATCTGCGCTTCACCGAGAAGGGCACGCTGCGCTTCTCGCTCTCGGCGAAGAGCATCGGCGGCCATGGCGGCTATGCCCATCGGGCGCGCAACCCGATCGCGGATGTGAGCCGGCTCGTGACCGCGATCTATGACCGCTACCATCTCAAGCTCGCTGAGCTGCCGCCCGAGATCGACGCGGTGCTGACCTCGCCAGAGACGATCGCGGCGGCCGATCTCAATCTCGGCAAGGGCGCGGGCGATGTCGCACGCCGCATCACCGTCAATGTCGGTATCCTGCAGGGCGGCCAGAAGGCGACGCAGATCCCGACGCATTGCATCGCCCATTTGGACATGCGCATCCCGATCGGCTCCGACCGCGACGCGATCCGCGCCGATCTCGAAAAGCTCGCACGCGAGGCCGGTTGCGAGATGGTCGTCAACGAGGACCACAGCTATCCGGCGAGCCTGACCGACCCGTTCAGCGAGATGGCCAACATCCTGCGCGGCAACATCCGCGAGCTGCTCGGCCATGACGCGCCGCCGGTGTCGAGCCTCGGCGGCACCGATACCCGCTACTGGCGCTGGCGCGGCGTGCCTGCGCTGATCTGCGGCCCATCGCCGATCAGCATGGGCACCGACGAGGAGCACGTCACCATCGACGAGGCCATCGCGGTGATGAAGCTGCATGTCGCCTGCGCGGTGGATTATCTCGGCTCGACCGGAGCGGTCCAGTAG
- the pld gene encoding Pyridoxal 4-dehydrogenase produces MTNGADITPFGPASDSVPRGRPIAGLRPSLIGFGGAPLGDLYGHLDEVTAQDTVRAALAAGINLVDTSPLYGHGLSEHRIGAALRSVPRESVIVSTKVGRWMQAGEPKRDGSGYAGGLPHPAVIDYSYDGAMRSFEQSLLRLGTDHIDILLIHDVDVWTHGDRMEQRFAEAMDGAYRALEKLRASGAVKAIGVGVNEAQMCVRFARTGDFDVMMLAGRYSLLEQGALPEFLPLALEKKIAVMLAGVFNSGILATGAKPGAFYNYKPAPPEVLVRVARIEAVCASHGVALPQAALAFCAVHPAVATIVLGAVTPQEVARNLDLVARPVPAALWRDLKAKGLLAAEAPVPEA; encoded by the coding sequence ATGACGAACGGCGCTGATATCACCCCATTCGGGCCGGCCTCGGATTCCGTTCCGCGCGGACGGCCGATCGCGGGCCTCCGGCCCAGCCTGATCGGCTTCGGCGGGGCGCCGCTCGGCGATCTCTACGGCCATCTCGACGAGGTGACGGCGCAGGACACGGTTCGCGCCGCGCTTGCGGCCGGCATCAACCTTGTCGACACCTCGCCGCTCTATGGCCATGGCCTGTCCGAGCATCGCATCGGCGCCGCCTTGCGCAGCGTGCCGCGCGAGAGCGTCATCGTCTCGACCAAGGTCGGGCGCTGGATGCAGGCCGGCGAGCCGAAGCGCGACGGCTCCGGCTATGCCGGCGGCCTGCCGCACCCGGCGGTGATCGACTATTCCTACGATGGCGCAATGCGCTCCTTCGAGCAGTCGCTGCTCCGGCTCGGCACCGACCATATCGATATCCTGCTGATCCATGATGTCGACGTCTGGACCCATGGCGACAGGATGGAGCAGCGTTTCGCTGAGGCCATGGACGGCGCCTATCGCGCCCTTGAGAAGCTGCGCGCGTCCGGCGCGGTCAAGGCGATCGGCGTCGGCGTCAACGAGGCGCAGATGTGCGTTCGCTTCGCCCGCACGGGCGATTTCGACGTGATGATGCTCGCCGGCCGTTATTCGCTGTTGGAGCAGGGCGCTCTGCCGGAATTCCTGCCGCTGGCGCTGGAGAAGAAGATCGCCGTGATGCTGGCCGGCGTCTTCAACTCCGGCATCCTCGCGACCGGCGCCAAACCCGGTGCCTTCTACAACTACAAGCCGGCGCCGCCCGAGGTGCTGGTGCGCGTCGCCCGGATCGAGGCGGTCTGCGCCAGCCATGGCGTGGCGCTGCCGCAGGCCGCGCTCGCCTTCTGCGCCGTCCATCCGGCCGTGGCGACGATCGTGCTCGGCGCCGTGACGCCGCAGGAGGTCGCACGCAATCTCGACCTTGTCGCGCGGCCGGTCCCGGCCGCGCTCTGGCGTGATCTGAAGGCCAAGGGCCTGCTCGCGGCCGAAGCGCCTGTCCCTGAGGCTTGA
- a CDS encoding ABC-type spermidine/putrescine transport system, permease component II: MIRVASGLRMVLAAFALAAFAFFLIGPLVNLALWSVAERWYTPYKLPVVYGTRYWEQVFRPTGDAMASLATSVWIAVLTVLVALALSIPAGYALARLKLPARAFFMVLFLLPQAFPSVAIYINVARVFYNIGINGTVFAVVLVHAAHGLVYSVWIAAAAFAAVDKDLELAARNIGASPLKTFFSVTLPLAAPGIIASGIFVFLESLDEFTGTFFVGVPQVTTLPLLLYNAAMGGNYQVASITALILLVPSVLFMLFIERFLRADVLAKVGA, from the coding sequence ATGATCCGCGTCGCCTCCGGCCTGCGCATGGTCCTTGCGGCCTTCGCGCTCGCGGCCTTCGCCTTCTTCCTGATCGGGCCGCTGGTCAATCTGGCGCTCTGGTCGGTCGCCGAGCGCTGGTACACGCCCTACAAGCTGCCGGTCGTCTACGGCACGCGCTACTGGGAGCAGGTCTTCCGCCCGACCGGCGACGCCATGGCCTCGCTCGCGACCTCGGTCTGGATCGCGGTGCTGACGGTGCTCGTCGCGCTCGCGCTCTCGATTCCCGCCGGCTATGCGCTGGCGCGATTGAAGCTGCCGGCGCGCGCCTTCTTCATGGTGCTTTTCCTGCTGCCGCAGGCCTTTCCCTCGGTCGCGATCTACATCAACGTCGCCCGCGTCTTCTACAATATCGGCATCAACGGCACCGTCTTCGCCGTGGTGCTCGTCCATGCCGCGCATGGCCTCGTCTACTCCGTCTGGATCGCAGCGGCGGCCTTCGCTGCCGTCGACAAGGATCTCGAACTCGCCGCGCGCAATATCGGGGCCTCGCCCCTCAAGACCTTCTTCTCGGTGACGCTGCCTTTGGCGGCACCCGGCATCATCGCCAGCGGTATCTTCGTTTTCCTGGAATCGCTCGACGAGTTCACCGGCACCTTCTTCGTCGGCGTGCCGCAGGTCACCACCTTGCCGCTCCTGCTCTACAACGCGGCGATGGGCGGGAATTATCAGGTCGCCTCGATCACGGCGCTGATCCTGCTCGTGCCCTCGGTGCTGTTCATGTTGTTCATCGAGCGCTTCCTGCGCGCCGACGTGCTCGCCAAGGTCGGGGCCTGA
- a CDS encoding ABC transmembrane type-1 domain-containing protein, producing the protein MSLSQRQLALLLIAPGLALVAALFLYPLCFSLISAFTGPEGGFSLQAFGKAWELYSGDVVFTVVIVLASCFFTGLAAIIIAGTLTLGENRWIVGTLKALYRWPLFIPFIVAAQCMRTFLAKNGLMNNTFVSLGLMEPLQAVSFLDWRGIIATFVWKQTPFVALLLAGALAALDRATLEAGRNLGASRMRVLIELALPQVMPQLLVALVLSFVTMLSVLSVPMMVAGSQPTMLTVDMAFRINAYGDYATANALGVITYLISAGAAIIYLKRGMAKENTP; encoded by the coding sequence ATGTCCCTTTCCCAACGCCAGCTCGCCTTGCTGCTGATCGCACCCGGTCTCGCGCTCGTCGCGGCGCTGTTCCTCTATCCGCTCTGCTTCTCGCTGATCTCGGCCTTCACCGGGCCTGAGGGCGGTTTCTCGCTGCAGGCCTTCGGCAAGGCCTGGGAACTCTATTCCGGCGACGTCGTCTTCACCGTCGTCATCGTGCTCGCCTCCTGCTTCTTCACCGGGCTTGCCGCCATCATCATCGCCGGCACGCTGACGCTCGGCGAGAACCGCTGGATCGTCGGCACGCTGAAGGCGCTCTATCGTTGGCCGCTCTTCATCCCCTTCATCGTCGCGGCGCAGTGCATGCGCACCTTCCTCGCCAAGAACGGCCTGATGAACAACACCTTCGTCTCGCTCGGGCTGATGGAGCCGTTGCAGGCGGTGAGCTTCCTCGACTGGCGCGGCATCATCGCGACCTTCGTCTGGAAGCAGACGCCTTTCGTCGCGCTGTTGCTCGCCGGCGCGCTCGCCGCGCTTGATCGCGCCACGCTGGAGGCCGGCCGCAATCTTGGCGCCTCGCGCATGCGCGTCCTCATCGAACTCGCTTTGCCGCAGGTGATGCCGCAGCTCCTCGTCGCGCTCGTCCTCTCCTTCGTGACGATGCTCTCGGTGCTCTCGGTGCCGATGATGGTGGCGGGCTCGCAGCCGACCATGCTGACCGTCGACATGGCCTTCCGCATCAACGCCTATGGCGACTACGCCACGGCCAATGCGCTCGGCGTCATCACCTATCTGATCTCGGCTGGGGCGGCGATCATCTACCTCAAACGGGGCATGGCGAAGGAGAACACGCCATGA
- a CDS encoding ABC transporter substrate-binding protein → MRIITLACSLAALIVASPLSAQTLNVASAGDQNMVDYVKDYLGPMFEKANPGVKVVSVGTGPGDSGSQKIYEKLDAQKGAASTDFDVVVIHQKAAGQMVKEGLLNKYTGNVDTAKLATGDNAKNALGTDVGGFVIPMFQSQTALAYNADMVKTPPATFAELADWAKKNPKQFGYNGIKGGMSGVSFVAGWVYAFGGDADKLMKGPYDAATKANWDKAFAELKEFNKNAVITPGNAGTLDMLNRGEIAIGPVWVDMFYSWQADGKLPPNMKLKLVSPGMPGQPMYYAVPEKSAQKKLAEAFIALATSPQVQADGIVKKFNWYPGIDAKNLEGKLDKAAWDKLFTDVTPAELAKNGKPFPIAPYFNDILEGYEKKVAN, encoded by the coding sequence ATGCGCATCATCACGCTTGCCTGCTCGCTCGCCGCGCTGATCGTGGCATCGCCGCTATCCGCGCAGACCCTCAACGTCGCCTCCGCCGGCGACCAGAACATGGTCGACTACGTCAAGGACTATCTCGGGCCGATGTTCGAGAAGGCCAATCCGGGCGTGAAGGTCGTCTCGGTCGGCACCGGCCCGGGCGATTCCGGCTCGCAGAAGATCTATGAGAAGCTCGACGCCCAGAAGGGCGCCGCCTCGACCGATTTCGACGTGGTCGTCATCCACCAGAAGGCCGCCGGCCAGATGGTCAAGGAAGGGCTGCTGAACAAGTACACCGGCAACGTCGACACGGCGAAGCTCGCGACCGGCGACAATGCGAAGAACGCGCTCGGCACCGATGTCGGTGGCTTCGTCATCCCGATGTTCCAGTCGCAGACCGCGCTCGCCTACAACGCCGACATGGTGAAGACGCCGCCGGCGACCTTCGCCGAGCTAGCCGACTGGGCCAAGAAGAACCCCAAGCAGTTCGGCTATAATGGCATCAAGGGCGGCATGTCCGGCGTCTCCTTCGTCGCCGGCTGGGTCTATGCCTTCGGCGGCGACGCCGACAAGCTGATGAAGGGTCCCTATGACGCCGCCACCAAGGCGAACTGGGACAAGGCCTTCGCCGAGCTGAAGGAGTTCAACAAGAACGCCGTGATCACCCCCGGCAATGCCGGCACGCTCGACATGCTCAACCGCGGCGAGATCGCGATTGGCCCGGTCTGGGTCGACATGTTCTATTCCTGGCAGGCCGACGGCAAGCTGCCGCCGAACATGAAGCTGAAGCTCGTCTCGCCCGGCATGCCCGGCCAGCCGATGTATTACGCCGTGCCGGAGAAGTCGGCCCAGAAGAAGCTGGCGGAAGCCTTCATCGCGCTCGCGACCTCGCCGCAGGTTCAGGCCGACGGCATCGTCAAGAAGTTCAACTGGTATCCGGGAATCGACGCCAAGAACCTCGAAGGCAAGCTCGACAAGGCCGCCTGGGACAAGCTCTTCACGGACGTGACGCCGGCCGAGCTCGCCAAGAACGGCAAGCCCTTCCCGATCGCGCCCTATTTCAACGACATCCTCGAGGGCTACGAGAAGAAGGTCGCGAACTGA
- the ugpC gene encoding sn-glycerol-3-phosphate import ATP-binding protein UgpC 1 produces the protein MQPETQARAGSGAAIGVRGLKVAYGGTRVLHGIDLDFAPGSFTALLGSSGCGKTTLLRSLSGFVPVESGSIMVGGKDVAGLPPEKRGMAMVFQSYALWPHMTVLQNIGYGLKLRGKSKAEIAAKVGEMLNFLGLAGYEDRKVTALSGGQRQRVALGRALAIDPGILLLDEPLSNLDAKIRMVMRHEIRAIQQRLGLTAVHVTHDREEAMTMADRLVIMQAGHIAQVGTPEEVYDRPASAFVANFMGAENVLPLRVERGEGRASVDAGGARATLAGGEAAALPAGEALAYFRDDVASLDALDAAASGGDLVVPGTIAARAYPGGIYRYKVEAAGRQITVDDADRHELGTKVGLRIPLQRLHIFPATEAGIAA, from the coding sequence TTGCAGCCGGAAACGCAAGCCAGAGCAGGCAGCGGCGCGGCCATTGGCGTGCGCGGTCTCAAGGTCGCCTATGGCGGCACGCGCGTGCTGCACGGCATCGATCTGGATTTCGCACCCGGCAGCTTCACGGCCCTCCTCGGCTCCTCCGGCTGCGGCAAGACCACGCTGCTGCGCTCGCTCTCGGGCTTCGTTCCGGTCGAGTCCGGTTCGATCATGGTTGGCGGCAAAGACGTCGCTGGGCTGCCGCCGGAAAAGCGCGGCATGGCGATGGTGTTCCAGTCCTACGCGCTCTGGCCGCACATGACGGTGCTCCAGAATATCGGCTACGGCCTCAAGCTGCGCGGCAAATCCAAGGCCGAGATCGCCGCCAAGGTCGGCGAGATGTTGAATTTCCTCGGCCTTGCCGGCTATGAGGATCGCAAGGTCACGGCGCTGTCCGGCGGCCAGCGTCAGCGCGTCGCGCTCGGCCGGGCGCTTGCGATCGATCCCGGCATCCTGCTGCTCGACGAGCCGCTTTCCAATCTCGACGCCAAGATCCGCATGGTGATGCGTCACGAGATCCGAGCCATCCAGCAGCGGCTCGGGCTGACCGCCGTCCATGTCACCCATGATCGCGAGGAGGCCATGACGATGGCCGACCGGCTTGTCATCATGCAAGCTGGCCACATCGCGCAGGTCGGCACGCCGGAGGAGGTCTATGACCGCCCGGCCAGCGCCTTCGTCGCCAATTTCATGGGCGCCGAGAACGTGCTGCCGCTGCGTGTCGAGCGCGGCGAAGGGCGAGCTTCCGTCGACGCCGGGGGCGCCCGTGCCACGCTCGCCGGTGGGGAAGCGGCAGCGCTGCCGGCCGGCGAGGCGCTCGCCTATTTCCGCGACGACGTCGCGAGCCTCGATGCACTCGACGCGGCAGCGTCCGGCGGCGATCTCGTCGTCCCCGGCACCATCGCCGCGCGTGCCTATCCCGGTGGCATCTACCGCTACAAGGTCGAAGCCGCCGGCCGCCAGATCACGGTCGACGATGCCGACCGTCACGAACTCGGAACGAAGGTCGGGCTGCGCATTCCGCTGCAGCGCCTTCACATCTTCCCGGCGACCGAGGCCGGGATCGCCGCCTGA
- a CDS encoding conserved hypothetical protein (Evidence 4 : Unknown function but conserved in other organisms), producing MTARIHSLWLMPAPSDEALLAGIVGDLSGRFGTPLFTPHLTLQGDTETTPEFLEQAIAAAAGAVEAFAEPVSLVEGSDAYFRSFYARFAVSPALAKLKQALDPEGLASFMPHVSLLYGPVAAAAKAAAIAEIDTRLAGHSIRFDRIGIVTSGQDVPIADWRVVASAALRSA from the coding sequence ATGACAGCGCGGATTCATTCTCTCTGGCTGATGCCGGCGCCTTCCGACGAGGCGCTGCTGGCCGGCATCGTCGGCGACCTGTCGGGCCGTTTCGGTACGCCGCTCTTCACTCCGCATCTGACATTGCAGGGCGACACCGAGACGACGCCCGAGTTTCTGGAACAGGCGATCGCCGCAGCGGCCGGCGCGGTCGAGGCCTTCGCGGAGCCAGTCTCGCTCGTCGAAGGGAGCGATGCCTATTTCCGCTCGTTCTATGCCCGCTTCGCCGTCTCGCCGGCCCTGGCGAAACTGAAGCAGGCGCTCGACCCCGAGGGCTTGGCCAGCTTCATGCCGCATGTCTCGCTGCTCTACGGGCCGGTCGCGGCCGCCGCGAAGGCTGCGGCCATCGCCGAGATCGACACGCGCCTTGCCGGCCATTCCATTCGCTTCGACCGAATCGGCATCGTGACGTCGGGCCAGGACGTGCCGATCGCGGACTGGCGTGTCGTCGCAAGCGCCGCGCTGCGTTCGGCTTGA
- a CDS encoding hypothetical protein (Evidence 5 : Unknown function), protein MDEEAAAEPAPRTVRHLLRNPDRMLLADMSVRDTLKLFGEAESEALPVVAERDSRRLVGILSEAHAIKRYSDEMSRRNRELTGE, encoded by the coding sequence TTGGATGAGGAAGCGGCGGCCGAACCCGCGCCACGCACGGTGCGGCATTTGCTGCGCAATCCCGACAGGATGCTGCTCGCCGACATGTCGGTGCGCGATACGCTGAAGCTCTTCGGTGAGGCGGAGAGCGAGGCCTTGCCGGTGGTGGCGGAGCGCGACAGCCGCCGCCTCGTCGGCATCCTCAGCGAGGCGCATGCGATCAAGCGCTACAGTGACGAGATGAGCCGCCGCAATCGCGAGCTGACCGGGGAATAG